TGATCCATGATATTTATGGGCAACTGCGACAGATGGTGGAACACTTGCGGGAAAGCTATGGCAAGTTGGTCAGCCACTGCCGATTGCTCAACGAAGATATCACCAAGTTCAATCTCAACTATGATTTCAACCTGATCGTCTCCCAGATCGAGGCCCTGGAAGGCGAAGACACTTGCCTGCCCGGAGGCCTGAGTGCCAGTGATCGGGAGGTCTTGGCGGCCCGGATGGCCTTTCGGCGGTATAACCTGGAAAAAGATAACCTGCCCCAGGTACCGGAACTGCCGCCCTTAAAAGAGGTCAAGACCCGGTTGGACCAAACCCTGGACCGGCTCTACCAGTCTTGAAATGCATTAAATCTTGAGGGAATGACCTGTCGCTCGTTCTCATCGGTTGTTAATGCTAAGATGTCTGCGGAAAATCAGCTTAAATCGTCCTCACCGATAAGACTCACGGTCGGAGGGACGCACCTGACCCTGTATCTGGAGGATTGCCTGGAAGGCATGGCCCGCCATCTATCCCCCGGCAGCGTGGACGTTGTGGTCACCTCGCCCCCTTATAATCTGGGGATTAATTATAATAAATATCAGGACAATATCTCCCGGCAGGAATATCTCGACTGGCTCGACCGCTGGGCCGTTCAGGTCAAGCGGGTGCTGCACGACCGCGGGTCGCTGTTTCTTAATTTCGGCAGCAAACCTTCAGCCCCCTGGTGGCCCTTCGAGGTGGCCCAGGTGATGCGCAAGCGTTTTGTTTTACAAAACGTTATCCACTGGATAAAATCGATTGCCATTGAAAAAAGTCAGGTCGGCAATTACCCCGGCCTGTTGGGTGATATCGCCGTTGGCCACTATAAGCCGATCAACAGCCGCCGCTATCTTAACGATTGCCAGGAATATATCTTCCACCTGACCAAATCCGGGGACGTGGAACTGGACCGGCTGGCCATCGGCGTCCCCTATCAGGACAA
This portion of the Deltaproteobacteria bacterium genome encodes:
- a CDS encoding site-specific DNA-methyltransferase, which produces MSAENQLKSSSPIRLTVGGTHLTLYLEDCLEGMARHLSPGSVDVVVTSPPYNLGINYNKYQDNISRQEYLDWLDRWAVQVKRVLHDRGSLFLNFGSKPSAPWWPFEVAQVMRKRFVLQNVIHWIKSIAIEKSQVGNYPGLLGDIAVGHYKPINSRRYLNDCQEYIFHLTKSGDVELDRLAIGVPYQDKSNIGRWHQAREDRRCRGNAWFIPYQTIVRRNQDRPHPATFPVALPERCLRLHGLEKVKLVLDPFLGLGHTAQACVRLGINFIGFEIDPEYLKIVQRSLISQIRQLKLDFHKLI